Proteins found in one Sphingobium sp. V4 genomic segment:
- a CDS encoding redoxin family protein — MRKLLIWLPFILFLAFVGLFASGLFQPDDRIIHSRLVGQPLPAFALPAGASDRPALASADLATGQPRLLNIFASWCVPCAAEAPQLMALRQAGVEIDAIAIRDARADVDRFLQRYGNPYDRIGLDARSGVQIALGSSGVPETFVIDGQGRIAYQHIGDIRADDVPMILDRLRSAQ, encoded by the coding sequence GTGAGGAAGCTTCTGATCTGGCTGCCGTTCATCCTGTTCCTGGCCTTTGTCGGCCTGTTCGCGAGCGGGCTGTTCCAGCCCGATGACCGGATCATCCATTCGCGCCTTGTCGGCCAGCCGCTTCCGGCCTTCGCCTTGCCCGCCGGCGCCAGCGATCGGCCTGCGCTCGCCAGCGCCGATCTCGCGACCGGCCAGCCGCGCCTGCTCAACATCTTCGCCAGCTGGTGCGTGCCGTGCGCGGCCGAAGCGCCGCAATTGATGGCGCTCAGGCAGGCGGGGGTGGAGATAGACGCCATCGCGATCCGCGATGCCCGCGCCGATGTCGATCGCTTCCTCCAGCGCTACGGCAATCCCTATGACCGGATCGGCCTGGATGCGCGCAGCGGCGTGCAGATCGCGCTCGGATCGTCCGGCGTCCCGGAAACCTTCGTGATCGATGGCCAGGGGCGCATCGCCTATCAGCATATCGGCGACATTCGCGCGGACGATGTGCCGATGATCCTGGACCGGCTGAGGAGCGCGCAATGA
- a CDS encoding heme lyase CcmF/NrfE family subunit — MIAETGLAALWLAAALALLQLVLAFAGLKGGKPELLAAVRPAAVAQGALTAGAFALLITLFLRSDMSVLLVATNSHSMKPWLYKFAGTWGNHEGSMLLWVTVMGVAGAAVALFERALRRDTHMATLGGQAAISLGFYAFLLFSSNPFTRIDPPPPDGQGLNPLLQDPGLAFHPPTLYLGYVGLSVAFSFAVGALLTGRVDAAFARAMRPWVLAAWVLLTLGITAGSYWAYYELGWGGWWFWDPVENASLMPWLAATALLHSVTVLATRDALRAWTIMLAVIAFSMSMVGTFLVRSGILTSVHAFAVDPERGSFILALLAVYIGGALALFGWRIGSVREGAPFELVSRETLLVVNNLLLSVILGVVLIGTLYPLMTEAFGHKVSVGAPYFDRIAGPIALTLMLALAIGPLTRWRRDRVSVVSKRLLFPAFIAILVSVSLSIFAWDRMGILPFLGLVIALAVGAASLAPLWKRNLLRTPLFTWGMVIAHLGCAVSLAGMACDSAFTVEKLVAARPGDTIKTAGWTLRFTRIAPLAGDNWTALQADMQVDRGGTPVLIRPQSRFFASPPTTTTEAALLTRWNGQLYVVLGEEVEGGRWQLRIWWKPFVTLIWLGGILIALGGVLALVGRERRGWLMKWRARQSQPWEAVA, encoded by the coding sequence ATGATCGCAGAGACCGGCCTTGCCGCGCTCTGGCTCGCCGCGGCGCTGGCGCTGCTCCAACTTGTCCTTGCCTTCGCCGGGCTGAAAGGCGGCAAGCCAGAACTGCTGGCTGCCGTCCGTCCCGCCGCCGTGGCGCAGGGCGCACTGACCGCCGGTGCCTTCGCGCTGCTCATCACGCTGTTTCTGCGTTCGGATATGTCGGTGCTGCTGGTCGCGACCAACAGCCATTCGATGAAGCCGTGGCTCTACAAGTTCGCTGGCACCTGGGGCAATCATGAAGGGTCGATGCTGCTGTGGGTAACGGTGATGGGTGTTGCGGGCGCCGCCGTTGCCCTGTTCGAACGGGCGCTGCGGCGTGATACCCATATGGCGACGCTGGGCGGGCAGGCCGCGATTTCGCTGGGTTTCTATGCCTTCCTGCTGTTTTCCTCCAATCCCTTCACCCGTATCGACCCGCCGCCGCCCGACGGGCAGGGGCTGAACCCGCTGCTTCAGGACCCCGGCCTCGCCTTTCATCCGCCCACCCTGTATCTCGGCTATGTCGGCCTCTCGGTCGCCTTTTCCTTCGCCGTCGGTGCGCTGCTGACGGGCCGTGTGGACGCTGCCTTCGCCCGCGCGATGCGGCCCTGGGTGCTGGCTGCCTGGGTGTTGCTCACGCTCGGCATAACGGCGGGCAGCTATTGGGCCTATTATGAACTGGGCTGGGGCGGCTGGTGGTTCTGGGATCCGGTAGAAAATGCTTCGCTGATGCCATGGCTGGCGGCCACCGCCCTGCTGCACAGCGTCACGGTGCTCGCGACCCGCGACGCCTTGCGCGCCTGGACGATCATGCTCGCGGTCATCGCCTTTTCGATGTCGATGGTCGGCACCTTCCTGGTGCGGTCCGGCATCCTGACCAGCGTTCACGCCTTTGCCGTCGATCCCGAGCGCGGTAGCTTCATTCTGGCGCTGCTCGCTGTCTATATCGGCGGCGCGCTGGCCCTGTTCGGCTGGCGCATCGGTTCGGTGCGTGAAGGCGCGCCGTTCGAACTGGTCAGCCGCGAAACCCTGCTGGTGGTCAACAACCTGCTGCTTTCGGTGATTCTGGGCGTCGTGCTGATCGGCACCCTCTATCCGCTGATGACCGAAGCCTTCGGCCACAAGGTGTCGGTTGGCGCGCCCTATTTCGACCGGATCGCCGGGCCGATTGCCCTGACGCTGATGCTGGCGCTTGCGATCGGCCCGCTCACCCGCTGGCGGCGCGATCGGGTGTCGGTTGTCAGCAAACGTTTGCTGTTTCCCGCCTTTATAGCGATTCTGGTGTCTGTTTCGTTGTCCATCTTTGCCTGGGACCGCATGGGCATCCTGCCGTTCCTCGGCCTTGTCATTGCCCTTGCGGTCGGCGCGGCGAGCCTGGCCCCGCTGTGGAAGCGCAACCTGCTGCGCACGCCGCTCTTCACCTGGGGCATGGTCATCGCGCATCTGGGCTGCGCGGTCAGCCTGGCCGGCATGGCCTGCGATTCGGCCTTTACGGTAGAAAAGCTCGTTGCGGCCCGCCCCGGCGACACCATCAAGACCGCGGGCTGGACGCTGCGTTTCACCCGGATCGCCCCGCTCGCCGGCGACAATTGGACTGCGCTCCAGGCCGACATGCAGGTCGACCGGGGCGGCACGCCGGTCCTCATCCGCCCGCAGTCGCGCTTCTTCGCCTCGCCGCCCACCACGACCACAGAAGCAGCCTTACTGACCCGCTGGAACGGACAACTCTATGTCGTGCTGGGCGAGGAGGTTGAAGGCGGCCGTTGGCAGTTGCGCATCTGGTGGAAGCCGTTCGTCACGCTCATCTGGCTCGGCGGCATCCTGATCGCGCTGGGCGGCGTGCTGGCGCTGGTCGGCCGCGAGAGGCGCGGTTGGTTGATGAAGTGGCGCGCGCGTCAGTCTCAGCCATGGGAGGCGGTGGCGTGA
- a CDS encoding tetratricopeptide repeat protein — protein sequence MTGWFIAFGLAALAFVALLLIGRIPRSVREISAAALLLGLAGYAWQGHPGQAGAPRRHADTKGEAFDEEQAEKRRGLAERFGPAAQWMMLSDGLARQGKTKEAANVLLSGLRDTPDDANLWLGLGNALVNHADGVISPGAEFAYRRALALDPEGPAPRYFYGLALARAGQLQAARDLWAPLAASAPADSQVKAELQANIARIDAMLAQATSVPQ from the coding sequence ATGACAGGCTGGTTCATCGCGTTCGGGCTTGCGGCGCTTGCCTTTGTCGCGCTGCTTCTCATCGGCCGTATTCCCCGGTCGGTGCGGGAGATCTCGGCTGCCGCTTTGCTGCTGGGGCTTGCGGGCTATGCCTGGCAGGGCCATCCAGGGCAGGCAGGCGCGCCGCGCCGGCACGCCGACACCAAGGGCGAGGCCTTTGACGAGGAGCAGGCGGAAAAGCGGCGCGGCCTGGCCGAACGATTCGGGCCTGCGGCGCAGTGGATGATGCTGTCCGACGGGCTCGCACGACAAGGCAAGACCAAGGAAGCGGCCAACGTCCTTCTTTCGGGCCTGCGCGACACGCCCGACGACGCCAATCTCTGGCTGGGTCTGGGCAATGCGCTGGTCAATCATGCCGATGGCGTGATCTCGCCGGGGGCCGAGTTCGCTTATCGTCGTGCCTTGGCGCTCGATCCGGAAGGGCCGGCGCCCCGCTATTTCTACGGCTTGGCTCTCGCCCGCGCGGGTCAGCTTCAGGCGGCCCGCGACCTGTGGGCGCCGCTGGCGGCCAGCGCGCCGGCGGACAGCCAGGTCAAGGCGGAACTTCAAGCGAATATAGCGCGTATCGACGCCATGCTTGCTCAAGCGACTTCCGTCCCGCAATGA
- a CDS encoding ABC transporter ATP-binding protein, whose translation MNDVLKVSGLTRSFTQGGVTIDVLRGVDLSVGPGEIVALLGPSGSGKSTLLQAVGLLEGGFDGSIRIDGEEAAKLDNDGRTRLRRDALGFVYQFHHLLPDFNATENVILPQVIRDVDMPAAKARAESLLTSLGLGHRLDHRPSQLSGGEQQRVAVARALANRPALVLADEPTGNLDERTADVVLAEFLRLVRGEGSAALVATHNERLAEKMDRVVRLHEGRLEETVSGGL comes from the coding sequence ATGAATGATGTTCTGAAGGTCAGCGGCCTTACCCGCAGCTTCACCCAGGGGGGCGTCACGATCGACGTGCTTCGTGGCGTCGACCTGTCGGTCGGGCCGGGCGAGATCGTTGCGCTGCTGGGGCCGTCGGGATCGGGAAAATCGACACTGTTGCAGGCGGTGGGCCTGCTGGAAGGCGGCTTTGACGGGTCGATCCGCATCGATGGCGAGGAGGCGGCGAAGCTGGACAATGACGGGCGCACCCGGCTGCGGCGCGATGCGCTGGGCTTCGTCTACCAGTTCCACCACCTGCTGCCGGATTTCAACGCGACCGAGAATGTGATCCTGCCCCAGGTGATCCGCGATGTGGACATGCCGGCGGCGAAAGCGCGGGCCGAATCGCTGCTGACGTCGCTGGGGCTGGGGCATCGGCTGGACCATCGGCCGAGCCAGTTGTCGGGCGGCGAGCAGCAGCGCGTCGCTGTCGCCCGCGCATTGGCCAACCGGCCTGCGCTGGTGCTGGCGGACGAACCGACGGGGAACCTGGACGAGCGCACGGCCGATGTGGTGCTGGCGGAGTTTTTGCGTTTGGTGCGCGGCGAAGGGTCCGCCGCGCTGGTCGCCACCCATAATGAACGGCTGGCGGAGAAGATGGACCGTGTCGTGCGGCTGCACGAAGGGCGGCTGGAAGAAACCGTATCAGGCGGCCTCTGA
- a CDS encoding cytochrome c-type biogenesis protein, producing the protein MRVFPALLLALVAAPLAAQTALPPAPWADRQIPDDRQERTARALMETIRCLTCQSQSIADSNASMAGDMRSQIRERIMAGEQPEAIRAWLIARYGDWVSYEPTASPILWPLWVAPLLLLGLGLLLLRGRIKRRKGR; encoded by the coding sequence ATGAGGGTTTTTCCCGCCTTGCTGCTCGCGCTCGTTGCCGCCCCGCTCGCCGCGCAGACCGCCCTGCCGCCGGCGCCCTGGGCGGACCGGCAAATCCCTGATGATCGCCAGGAGCGCACGGCGAGGGCGTTGATGGAAACCATCCGCTGTCTCACCTGCCAGAGCCAGTCGATCGCCGATTCGAACGCCAGCATGGCCGGCGACATGCGATCGCAGATCAGGGAGCGGATCATGGCGGGCGAACAGCCGGAGGCCATTCGCGCCTGGCTGATTGCCCGCTATGGAGACTGGGTCAGCTATGAGCCGACCGCCTCGCCGATCCTCTGGCCGCTCTGGGTGGCACCCCTGCTGCTGCTGGGCCTTGGCCTGCTGCTGTTGCGCGGTCGAATCAAGCGGAGGAAGGGTCGATGA
- a CDS encoding potassium transporter Kup — protein sequence MADLLPNTAPSSAEDEHGGHGHARQKATLKLVVGAIGIVFGDIGTSPLYAFRETFAGHHPLTLDPDHILGVISLMFWSMMLVVTLKYVSIIMRADNKGEGGSLALLALINGQTKTQRWSRGIVLLGVFATALFYGDSMITPAVSVLSAVEGLAVYNPELAPAILPVAVLILLGLFWIQGLGTNRVASLFGPIMLLYFVTIAGLGLISIVQTPGILYAFNPYWAFMFFVTDPLPAFLALGSVVLAVTGAEALYADMGHFGRSPIRVSWLFFVLPALMLNYMGQGALLFREGADALHSPFYNLAPQWGQLPLIVLATLAAIIASQAVISGAFSVTQQAIQLGFMPRLRISHTSASAAGQIYIPLINWGLMVMVILLVLVFQTSSNLTAAYGIAVTGAMFIDNLLLTVLLYRLWHWKWYYSAPLLSVFFLVDGAYLAANLTKVPDGGWFPLLIGFVIFTLLTTWSRGRRLVQDRLREAAMPIPVFVASAANSAVRVPGTAVFMTSTPDGVPHALLHNLKHNKVLHERVILLTVKIKDVPVVEDDGRCRLEDLGRGFFRLVLHYGFMQEPDVPAALKNVTGCGQAFKMMDTSFFLARQTLLPSAKPGMPLWREKIFAWMLRNAESAMEFFRLPTNRVVELGSQVEI from the coding sequence ATGGCTGATCTTCTTCCCAACACCGCGCCTTCTTCGGCCGAGGACGAGCATGGCGGTCATGGTCATGCCCGGCAGAAGGCCACGCTGAAGCTTGTCGTCGGCGCGATCGGCATCGTGTTCGGCGATATCGGCACCAGCCCGCTCTATGCCTTCCGCGAAACCTTCGCCGGCCATCATCCCCTGACCCTCGATCCCGATCATATATTGGGCGTCATCAGCCTGATGTTCTGGTCGATGATGCTGGTGGTGACGCTGAAATATGTCAGCATCATCATGCGCGCCGACAATAAGGGCGAAGGCGGCAGCCTGGCGCTGCTGGCGCTGATCAACGGCCAGACGAAGACTCAGCGCTGGTCGCGCGGCATCGTTCTGTTGGGTGTGTTCGCCACCGCCCTCTTCTACGGCGATTCGATGATCACCCCGGCCGTGTCGGTCCTGTCCGCTGTCGAGGGTCTGGCGGTCTATAATCCCGAACTGGCGCCGGCGATCTTGCCGGTCGCTGTGCTCATTCTGCTCGGCCTGTTCTGGATACAGGGCCTGGGCACGAACCGGGTGGCATCGCTCTTCGGGCCGATCATGCTGCTCTATTTCGTCACGATCGCAGGCTTGGGCCTCATCTCGATCGTGCAGACGCCGGGCATTCTCTACGCCTTCAATCCCTATTGGGCGTTCATGTTCTTCGTGACCGACCCGTTGCCTGCCTTTCTTGCGCTGGGGTCGGTTGTGCTGGCGGTAACAGGGGCCGAGGCGCTCTATGCCGACATGGGCCATTTCGGCCGCAGTCCGATTCGCGTGTCCTGGCTCTTCTTCGTGCTGCCCGCCCTGATGCTCAATTATATGGGACAGGGAGCGCTGCTGTTCCGCGAGGGCGCGGATGCGCTGCACAGCCCCTTTTATAACCTGGCGCCGCAATGGGGGCAGTTGCCTCTGATCGTGCTGGCGACGCTGGCGGCGATTATCGCCTCGCAGGCCGTCATTTCCGGCGCCTTCTCGGTCACGCAGCAGGCTATCCAGTTGGGGTTCATGCCCCGCCTGCGCATTTCCCATACCAGCGCGTCGGCCGCGGGCCAGATCTACATCCCCCTCATCAACTGGGGGCTGATGGTCATGGTGATCCTGCTGGTGCTGGTGTTCCAGACGTCGTCCAACTTGACCGCGGCCTATGGCATCGCGGTCACGGGGGCGATGTTCATCGACAATCTGCTGCTGACCGTGCTGCTCTACCGTCTGTGGCACTGGAAATGGTATTATTCCGCGCCGCTGCTGTCGGTCTTCTTCCTGGTCGACGGGGCCTATCTGGCGGCCAACCTGACCAAGGTTCCCGACGGCGGCTGGTTCCCGCTGTTGATCGGCTTTGTGATCTTCACGCTGCTGACGACCTGGTCGCGCGGCCGGCGGCTAGTGCAGGACCGGCTGCGCGAAGCGGCCATGCCGATCCCGGTCTTCGTGGCGTCGGCGGCCAATAGCGCGGTTCGCGTCCCCGGGACGGCGGTGTTCATGACCTCGACGCCCGACGGCGTCCCCCATGCGCTGCTGCACAACCTGAAGCACAACAAGGTGCTGCACGAGCGCGTGATCCTGCTGACGGTCAAGATCAAGGATGTGCCCGTGGTCGAGGATGACGGGCGGTGCCGGCTGGAGGATCTGGGCAGAGGCTTCTTCCGTCTCGTCCTCCATTATGGCTTCATGCAGGAACCGGACGTGCCCGCCGCGCTCAAGAATGTCACCGGCTGCGGCCAGGCGTTCAAGATGATGGACACCAGCTTCTTCCTCGCCCGCCAGACGCTGTTGCCGTCGGCCAAGCCGGGGATGCCGCTGTGGCGCGAAAAAATCTTCGCCTGGATGCTGCGCAACGCTGAAAGTGCGATGGAATTCTTCCGCCTGCCGACCAACCGCGTCGTCGAACTCGGTAGCCAGGTCGAGATCTGA
- the ccmE gene encoding cytochrome c maturation protein CcmE yields the protein MKAKHQRLILALAGLAAIIGAGLLAASALKDEAAYFYTPGDVKTKGVEPGKAIRLGGMVVKGSLKRAADGVTIRFDVTDGKATVPATFSGIAPDLFKEGSGVVAEGSFDAQRMFVASNLLAKHDERYMPRELEGMSYNETTREMKVER from the coding sequence ATGAAGGCAAAGCATCAAAGATTGATCCTGGCGCTGGCGGGGCTGGCGGCGATCATCGGCGCCGGGCTGCTGGCCGCGTCCGCGCTGAAGGACGAGGCCGCCTATTTCTACACGCCGGGCGACGTGAAGACCAAGGGCGTGGAGCCTGGCAAGGCCATCCGGCTGGGCGGCATGGTGGTAAAAGGCAGCCTCAAGCGGGCGGCCGACGGCGTCACCATCCGCTTCGATGTGACGGACGGCAAGGCGACCGTCCCCGCCACCTTCAGCGGCATCGCTCCCGATCTGTTCAAGGAAGGCAGCGGCGTCGTGGCGGAAGGATCGTTCGACGCGCAGCGCATGTTCGTCGCCAGCAATTTGCTGGCCAAGCATGACGAACGCTACATGCCCCGCGAACTGGAAGGCATGAGCTATAACGAGACCACGCGAGAGATGAAGGTGGAACGGTGA
- a CDS encoding lipoprotein-releasing ABC transporter permease subunit, whose protein sequence is MILSRYERMIAKRYLLPGKGEGFIFLVAGISLAAVMLGVAALIIVMSVMNGFRAELFDKIVGLNGHAVVQGYGGRLPDWQAVLKEARATPGVTTATPMIEQPLGAIFQGRFEPALVRGMTVADIRDNQTMKGKIIAGSLDALTPNGGKVAIGSRLAENMGLQVGDTITIYNPSGRATPFGTVPREVGYQVAAIFEVGIYDYDKAFVVMPIEDAQTLLLMGDVVSMIEVETVDADRVGQILEPLAGKVAGRAVITDWRQMNSSLFEALAVERVAMFVVLSIIVLVAVFNILSSLIMLVRAKTRDIAILRTMGASRAGLVRIFMTVGVTIGALGTVAGILLGFTFLFFRQSVVNAIQFVTGQNLWDPSIRFLTELPSKADPVEIVIICVMALLFSFLATLYPAFKAANTDPVQVLRYE, encoded by the coding sequence ATGATTCTTTCCCGTTACGAACGCATGATCGCCAAGCGCTACCTGCTGCCGGGCAAGGGAGAGGGGTTCATCTTCCTGGTCGCCGGCATCAGCCTGGCGGCGGTGATGCTGGGCGTCGCCGCACTCATCATCGTCATGAGCGTGATGAATGGTTTTCGCGCTGAACTGTTCGACAAGATCGTCGGCCTCAATGGCCATGCGGTGGTGCAGGGCTATGGCGGCCGGCTGCCGGACTGGCAGGCCGTGCTGAAGGAGGCGCGGGCGACGCCGGGCGTGACGACGGCCACCCCCATGATCGAGCAGCCGCTGGGCGCGATCTTCCAGGGCCGGTTCGAGCCGGCGCTGGTCCGGGGCATGACGGTCGCCGACATTCGCGACAACCAGACGATGAAGGGCAAGATCATCGCAGGCAGCCTGGACGCGCTGACGCCCAATGGCGGCAAGGTGGCGATCGGATCGCGCCTGGCCGAGAATATGGGGCTTCAGGTCGGCGACACGATCACCATCTATAATCCGTCCGGGCGGGCGACGCCGTTCGGCACGGTGCCGCGCGAGGTCGGCTATCAGGTCGCGGCGATCTTCGAGGTCGGCATCTATGATTATGACAAGGCCTTCGTGGTCATGCCGATCGAGGATGCCCAGACCCTGTTGCTGATGGGTGATGTCGTCAGCATGATCGAGGTCGAGACGGTCGATGCCGACCGGGTCGGCCAGATACTGGAACCGCTGGCGGGCAAGGTGGCCGGGCGCGCGGTCATCACCGACTGGCGTCAGATGAACAGTTCGCTGTTCGAGGCGCTTGCCGTCGAGCGGGTGGCGATGTTCGTGGTCCTCTCGATCATCGTGCTGGTCGCGGTGTTCAACATCCTTTCCTCGCTCATCATGCTGGTGCGCGCGAAGACCCGCGACATCGCCATCCTGCGGACGATGGGGGCGAGCCGGGCGGGACTGGTCCGCATATTCATGACCGTGGGCGTCACCATCGGCGCGCTGGGGACGGTGGCCGGCATCCTGCTGGGCTTCACCTTCCTCTTCTTCCGCCAGAGCGTGGTGAACGCCATCCAGTTCGTGACGGGGCAGAATCTTTGGGATCCATCGATCCGGTTCCTGACCGAATTACCGTCCAAGGCGGACCCGGTGGAGATCGTCATCATCTGCGTCATGGCATTGCTGTTCAGCTTCCTCGCCACGCTTTATCCGGCCTTCAAGGCGGCCAATACCGATCCCGTGCAGGTGCTGCGCTATGAATGA
- a CDS encoding diguanylate cyclase gives MRLSTITNWAYGATVALTLLSGSTMLLASGAEQRERAAVAQRATFDQLTASLEEDVYRLSEQARSFVVTGNPSHLIVYRRERAALRSVEDRVRYLKNAGARVGELQALQQALYWADALMDEQDAALQAARQGDDRTARAILFGDEYGREMDRIAGQVAKFRYLLETRTEQAVAAATETARQWRSMSEIMLAATALLFLCVLYFILKQRILHPVVRLSDVVTRLAAQDYAAIPPDLRQVDEIGDMAQAIRIFRENGLERQRLEQEQERNRAMRDLLSRMTQRLQGCDSMTDLAEVVRRFTPEIAPLFAGRLYVQDSRTALMQQVCTWGSPTFSRPDFPPSACWALRRGQPHRPAGRTIDIGCDHMDEGGDAPTLCIPLIAQGESIGLLYLEQRPEASADEVGRSEKYLEMLAENIGLALANLRLRDALREMAMADALTGLANRRHFDQMLKHHTEQAERHQSPLSCLILDIDHFKQFNDQFGHDAGDAVLQAVGQVLGQAMREKGHAFRLGGEEFVLLMPGFAPDQALERANSVQRDIRNLMVEHRGKPLGPVTASFGLATFPDHGSADRLLRTADAALLRAKRNGRDRIILATERDPSASEAA, from the coding sequence ATGCGTCTTTCCACCATCACCAACTGGGCCTATGGCGCCACTGTCGCCCTCACCCTGCTGTCCGGCTCGACAATGTTGCTCGCTTCGGGTGCAGAACAGCGCGAGCGCGCCGCGGTTGCCCAACGCGCCACATTTGATCAACTCACCGCCTCTCTGGAAGAAGATGTCTATCGCCTGAGCGAACAGGCCCGCAGCTTCGTCGTCACCGGCAACCCCAGCCACTTGATCGTCTATCGCCGCGAACGGGCTGCCTTGCGTTCGGTGGAAGATCGCGTCCGGTATCTGAAGAACGCCGGCGCCCGTGTCGGGGAACTCCAGGCGCTGCAACAGGCGCTCTATTGGGCCGATGCGCTGATGGACGAACAGGACGCCGCGCTCCAGGCGGCTCGACAAGGCGACGATCGGACTGCCCGCGCCATTTTGTTCGGCGACGAATATGGCCGTGAAATGGACCGGATCGCCGGCCAGGTCGCCAAATTTCGGTATCTGCTCGAAACCCGCACTGAACAGGCGGTGGCGGCCGCCACCGAAACGGCGCGTCAATGGCGCAGCATGTCGGAAATCATGCTCGCCGCGACGGCGCTCCTGTTCCTGTGCGTGCTCTATTTCATCCTGAAGCAGCGCATCCTGCACCCTGTCGTAAGGCTGAGCGACGTCGTCACCCGGCTCGCGGCGCAGGACTATGCCGCCATCCCGCCCGACCTGCGTCAGGTCGACGAGATCGGCGACATGGCGCAGGCGATCCGCATCTTTCGCGAAAACGGGCTGGAACGGCAACGGCTCGAACAGGAGCAGGAACGCAATCGGGCGATGCGCGACCTTCTGTCCCGTATGACCCAGCGGTTGCAGGGCTGCGACAGCATGACCGACCTTGCCGAGGTCGTCCGCCGCTTCACGCCCGAAATCGCCCCGCTCTTTGCCGGTCGGCTCTATGTCCAGGACAGCCGCACCGCCCTGATGCAGCAGGTCTGCACCTGGGGTTCGCCCACATTTTCCCGACCGGATTTCCCGCCGTCGGCCTGTTGGGCGTTGCGCCGCGGCCAGCCGCATCGACCGGCGGGCCGGACCATCGACATAGGCTGCGACCATATGGACGAGGGCGGCGACGCGCCGACGCTCTGCATTCCCCTGATCGCGCAGGGCGAGAGCATCGGCCTCCTCTATCTCGAGCAACGGCCGGAAGCGTCAGCCGACGAGGTCGGTCGAAGCGAGAAATATCTGGAAATGCTGGCGGAAAATATCGGTCTCGCCCTCGCCAACCTGCGCCTGCGCGATGCGCTGCGCGAAATGGCGATGGCCGATGCGCTGACCGGCCTCGCCAATCGTCGCCATTTCGACCAGATGCTGAAACATCACACCGAACAGGCCGAGCGGCACCAGTCGCCCCTGTCCTGCCTGATCCTGGACATCGACCATTTCAAGCAGTTCAATGACCAGTTCGGCCATGATGCGGGCGACGCCGTGCTTCAGGCCGTCGGGCAGGTGCTGGGTCAGGCCATGCGGGAAAAGGGCCATGCCTTTCGCCTGGGGGGCGAGGAATTCGTGCTGCTGATGCCCGGTTTCGCGCCGGATCAGGCGCTGGAGCGGGCAAATAGCGTACAGCGGGACATTCGCAATTTGATGGTCGAACATCGGGGCAAGCCCTTGGGCCCGGTGACAGCCTCCTTCGGCCTTGCCACCTTCCCCGACCATGGATCGGCCGACCGGCTTCTGCGGACCGCCGACGCAGCGCTGCTGCGCGCCAAGCGCAACGGCCGCGACCGGATCATCCTTGCGACGGAGCGCGATCCGTCCGCGTCAGAGGCCGCCTGA
- a CDS encoding Hsp20 family protein, giving the protein MRGFDLTPYRRSTVGFDRLFDLIENNARLSQGDNYPPFNIERLSEDRYRVTLAVAGFRPDEIDITAQQNLLQVIGRKDDATATDRSKYLHVGIANRSFERRFELADFVRVEKADLADGLLVIDLLREVPEAMKPKKIAINGGQLVDITAQDRDAA; this is encoded by the coding sequence ATGCGTGGTTTTGACCTGACCCCCTATCGCCGCTCGACCGTTGGCTTCGATCGGCTGTTCGACCTGATCGAAAACAACGCCCGGCTGAGCCAGGGCGACAATTATCCGCCCTTCAATATCGAGCGCCTGTCGGAGGATCGCTATCGTGTGACTCTGGCCGTCGCAGGCTTCCGTCCCGACGAGATCGACATCACCGCCCAGCAGAATCTGCTCCAGGTGATCGGCCGCAAGGATGACGCCACGGCGACCGACCGCTCGAAATATCTGCATGTCGGCATTGCCAACCGCAGCTTCGAACGCCGTTTCGAACTCGCCGACTTCGTGCGGGTGGAGAAGGCGGATCTGGCCGATGGCCTGCTGGTGATCGACCTGCTGCGCGAAGTGCCCGAGGCGATGAAGCCCAAGAAGATCGCCATCAACGGCGGTCAGCTGGTGGATATCACCGCCCAGGATCGCGACGCCGCCTGA